One Aliidiomarina minuta genomic region harbors:
- a CDS encoding alpha/beta hydrolase family protein has product MLKLSHLAVPFMSLAFVAASVSSVQAEDSPQFFSSYEGISSQQDCFAPPFDDAEVLRTVAAETSFTPWNQNFDRLFSDRFFAARQSQTECLRFTYDVDGVEVPGFMVRPANSYEDTPVLVFHRGGNGSFGAINFVNLYARYMGMVGEGYTIIGSNLRAEDEFGGADVDDARAILSIVQGMDNVDHDRIALWGSSRGATQMMQVARGRDDIHALVFEMGAADHEQSLVTRPEMIEVYENRVPDFDENREQAMKDRSVVYWADELPQVPVLILHGEQDERVDVEQAHLLAAALDESGHEYELKIYPEAGHSLMRIADEDMFSWLGEVLNR; this is encoded by the coding sequence ATGCTTAAACTTTCTCACCTTGCAGTGCCTTTTATGTCGCTTGCATTCGTTGCAGCATCAGTTTCTTCTGTGCAGGCTGAAGATTCACCGCAATTCTTTAGCAGTTACGAGGGCATTAGCAGCCAGCAGGATTGCTTTGCGCCTCCTTTTGATGATGCGGAGGTCTTGCGCACGGTAGCTGCGGAAACCAGCTTCACACCATGGAACCAGAATTTCGATAGACTTTTCAGTGACCGCTTTTTTGCCGCGCGGCAAAGTCAGACAGAATGTCTGCGCTTTACCTACGACGTCGACGGTGTCGAAGTACCAGGGTTCATGGTGCGGCCAGCTAATAGCTATGAGGACACCCCGGTACTGGTTTTTCACCGCGGCGGCAATGGTAGCTTCGGCGCTATTAACTTTGTGAACCTCTACGCCCGTTACATGGGAATGGTGGGGGAGGGCTACACCATTATAGGAAGTAACCTGCGCGCTGAAGATGAATTCGGTGGTGCTGATGTAGACGATGCGCGGGCAATTTTGTCTATCGTACAGGGCATGGATAATGTTGACCATGATCGTATTGCGCTGTGGGGCTCCAGTCGCGGTGCCACGCAAATGATGCAGGTGGCCAGGGGGCGGGATGATATTCATGCGCTGGTTTTTGAGATGGGTGCAGCTGATCACGAGCAGTCTTTAGTTACCCGTCCGGAGATGATTGAGGTCTATGAGAACCGGGTACCAGACTTTGACGAAAACCGGGAACAAGCGATGAAAGACCGCTCAGTCGTATACTGGGCTGATGAACTGCCTCAGGTGCCAGTATTGATATTACACGGCGAGCAGGACGAACGTGTAGACGTTGAACAGGCCCACCTTCTGGCCGCGGCATTGGATGAAAGCGGTCATGAGTATGAGTTGAAGATCTACCCTGAAGCAGGCCACTCGTTAATGCGAATCGCTGATGAGGATATGTTTAGCTGGCTGGGTGAAGTCCTTAACCGTTGA
- the lepB gene encoding signal peptidase I, whose product MHKIKLFFKGYKSLLVLILLMMFFRTAYADWSHVPTSSMEPTILPGDVLWINKTSFGPSLPFFNKRLFTWKHPERGDIITFIPPHEDILHVKRVIGVPGDTLHIEGNAIYINGLRMEQSVTESSEDILLGIEDLLGSPHAFKVNRNRSIPYFGRTLVVPEGKLFVMGDFRNNSVDSRAWGFVDENRVTGKVSTVAVSFSRQRNGFLARVAIPIQ is encoded by the coding sequence ATGCACAAGATAAAACTATTTTTTAAGGGGTATAAGTCACTTCTCGTCTTAATTCTCCTGATGATGTTTTTTCGCACGGCCTACGCTGACTGGTCGCACGTTCCTACAAGCTCAATGGAGCCTACGATCCTTCCGGGAGATGTGCTCTGGATTAATAAAACCAGCTTTGGACCCTCGCTGCCTTTTTTCAATAAACGGCTTTTCACATGGAAGCATCCTGAGCGGGGCGATATTATTACCTTCATTCCGCCTCATGAAGACATTCTCCATGTGAAGCGGGTCATCGGCGTTCCTGGTGATACCTTGCACATAGAAGGTAATGCCATTTATATAAATGGCCTTCGGATGGAACAGTCGGTTACTGAATCAAGTGAAGACATTCTGCTTGGTATCGAAGATCTGTTAGGGAGTCCTCACGCCTTTAAAGTAAACAGGAATAGAAGCATTCCTTACTTCGGAAGAACCCTTGTTGTTCCCGAAGGCAAGCTTTTTGTAATGGGCGACTTTCGCAACAATAGTGTGGATTCCCGTGCCTGGGGATTCGTTGATGAGAACCGTGTGACGGGCAAGGTGTCGACAGTTGCTGTTTCGTTCTCACGACAAAGAAATGGGTTTCTCGCGCGAGTCGCCATTCCGATTCAATAA